The Brienomyrus brachyistius isolate T26 unplaced genomic scaffold, BBRACH_0.4 scaffold50, whole genome shotgun sequence DNA window GATGTTCTCAAAATCTAGCACAAGAGTAAAGAGTACAAAGTAAATTTGAATACCCCCTCTGAGACGACAGAATATCACAGTAACGTTAAAGTGCATTAGTGGAAGGAGTGCAACGGGGGATAACTATGTGCACAAACAAGAGATCACTCCTTCAATCCGTGAAAAGAATAAGTGGCTATATTACCATGCTATTTCCATTCAGCACAGAATGGTGCCTgcaactggatggatggaaaaaagcAGGCAACTCCAGCAAGAAAGCAGACAATGCAGATAAACTTTATGATTCCTTTAAGGAGCCAAACGATAACCAATAACAAATCGATACAATTTTACATGGTCAGAGTAAACATCGATACTTCAGCATTGCTTTTTTTAactgaaattatgtcagtttcaCAAACTCAAACACAAAAACTCAAttagaaaataatataaatagccACTTACGTAAGCTTATTTGTTCAACTGAAAGAGCTCCTTGTCTCATCATAAATAAAGAGACACTATCAATGACTGATCTGAGTTTTTGTAAATCCTTAATATTGTTCAATTTTATTCGCCAACCGATATTCTGATCAATTATCAATATCAATATCTAATATATAGACATTAACCTAATGGGACAGAAGTGCAGGTCAGAAGTGTCTCAGGGGTTCAGCTGAACATCTGGCTGCAAGGAATCTGGAAACTGGAGAAAAGTGAGCTAGGAAGCAGAACTGTCATCTACAGGAAGAGGCGAATTACATACTATTTAAGTATATGTAGCTGAAACAGAATTCAAATAAGTGTATTTGAGTAtctacacatgaaaacatctataAGGTTCTAACAGTACAACCGGAGACAATAAAACCACATAGAAGGTGCATTGAGCCTTGCGGCCCTGTAGGGGGCGATGGTACATGAATGCGGGGATTACAGCTGTCCATGGATGGGATGCGCAAAGCAGTCAGGCACTACTGCTGATGGCTCATCCAGCAGCTGCATCTGCTCATCGATACCATTTAGGAAGTGATTGTCCAGGGGTATGTCTTCCTCGCCAAGACCAAGGCCGTTATCCATGTGAACTCTGTTACCCAAGAAAAGATCATTCTTGAGGATGTCAGAGGCCAGCTCTTTATCTGAACCTGGAGGAAGCAAAAGAAAAGTGAGGCTGTATCGGAGATGAAGGGCAGGCTGATTTAAGCACAATACGCCGACCTTCCCAAAAACCACTCGCGGAACATACAGTTTCTCAAATGAGGCTGCTGTTAGTCCAGACCTGAGGATCATTATGATCTCGAGGAATGTGAAGTTCACACATTCACAGGTACAGTGGGTGACATGATACCTTAACCctgacactgtaaactggaacaTACTACACTGAGTTTTGGCTGACAAGAACATTTACATGACGTtcatccatctgccacagccagTGAACATCCCCCAGTATGACATGGCTTACAGTAGAGTCATATAGCGGTTCTGAAACCGAGACCGAAACCGCAATACAAACCTTCACGATTTTGTATTGTAGTTCTGTCTCCCGCTATAACActataaacacatgtaaaccacAAAATTCTTATTTTACGTAAAGTTGGGGCAAGTTGTCTATTTCATAAAAATGTTACACACTGCACCATCGAactgcatgtcatgtgactaTTTTGGTCCAATCATGATTGAGTGATAGCACCTGCGGTAAGCGCTAGGCTAGTTTCATTAGTTCAAAATGAATAATAGCAGAGATTGCAGAGCATCTGTGCACATTTAAGTCAGTGGTGTGGGAACATTCTGGTTACCCATTAGGGtacagtattttttatttttgtattttatgtgAAGTTAAATAAAACAAGGACTGAACTGAACCATGGATGTGGAGAATTGTTACACCCCCCTAGCTTACAGGTACCATTCCTGACTCTCCAAAAGATGGAGTGATGAGGGGGACAGTGGGAACAAAGACACACCATTGTGCCGTGCTCTCTAAGCATGAGTCACAGCAACAAGGCACGAGTCACAGCAACACTGCATGAGTCTTTGCTGTACCATTAACAGATCCAATCCAGAGACAGGCAATAAAAACAGTGAGAAAACACATGACTCCCATAACACTTATgtaacatttatttatacaaaataaaatacgTAGATGGACAGGAAGCAAGTGGAAAGCAGGCCCCAGACTGACATCAAGTTGAATTTGTACGTCATCCACAGAGACAAGTCGATCTGAAACTCACCAAACCTCTCCTCCATCTGTACGTCACAAAAGCCGTTGTCAGGAAATCCACCCTGAGGGTCGTGCAGTGAATCCAAATCAAGATTACCATTCAGGATGTTCCTAAAAAATCCAGATAGAGAGATGGGTTATGACCAGGAGGGGGGAGGCAGAGCGTCAAACACACCAATCACGTCCTTCCAGGCGACAGGGCCTCAGGCAACATCCAATCCAAAAAAGGACACTCAATCTTGGTCAACTGTATATCCCATAAAATCCAAACTCTACTTATTTGCATCTCAAGGCCAAATGGTCTCTCGCTAATGCTCAGGAAATATTACTCTTACTGCTACTCAGATCCAAAAAGACTGCTGACTGACTGCAAATGCCGCCTTCTGTACAATGTATATAACATGAATCTGCCTcatgggtgggaggggggcacttaCTCTTGAGAGATAAACACCAACTTGGTCTTCCTGTATTTTCGGTAGAGGTTTTCATCTGAAAGAGATAGGAAGCCCAATCAGGGAAAAAAATTACATGATCTGACATGTGGGCGTCCGTCATATTTTGTTAATGGAGATGCAGGATAAAAGCAAATTCATGCACACTGTACAGCACCAGGAACGCAAACCTATTTCATGGTGGGTGTGCAGGATGTCCAAGGCTACAGGGCCAGACCATGTGTCCAATGCGCTCACCTCCTTTCTTCTCCTTGCAGTATTTCCCGAATGCCTCATCTCTCGGGATGTTGGGATACAGGAACTTCAGAGGGTTTTCAGGAATGTTTAACACCTCCAGGAACTGGAAGTTGCAAATGATTTCGGAGAAGGGGATCTGGGAAAGGTCTGTTTTAGTGAATGGCTGCACCGTCCGGACGTTGGGGGTCTCTGGAACAGAGAAAGCCCCCCTCCAGGTCAAAACGGTCCTTCTCACACGCTCTGAATGGCACACAGACAGCCCTAGACCATGAGCTCACCGTCTTGGAAGAACTCCACCCAGGAGAAGGTGATGCCTCCATCCTTGGCACTCTCACTGAACCTCAGCAGGAAGGTTCCTGGCTGCTTCGTGCCGAGGAGCAACTTCTCCTTGTCTTTGTTCACAAAACCTATAATGCAACtggcagcagagggcagaaggTCAGGTCACATTAAAGTAAAATTCCCTCTGCGGCACATTTATTATGTATGATGATAAAACGGCTTGATTAGGATTTTTTCTATCTGAGAGGAAACTTCTAATCTAAGCAGCAAAATCAAGAGCAGATGGTGAAAATACCCGTCTTTCCAGAGTTCCTCCAGATAGTTCTTCACAAGGACAAGGATCCCATCAAACCATATGAAGAAAGAGAAGTTGGTACCAGGCATGTTCTCCTGCAAGCCCcggggggagagaggggggcAGTGTTTTTAATGATGATGAAATTTTTTTGGAAGAAAACAGAAAAGCTATGTTAAATTTACACAGCGGGAACGCAAAGACTCTTCCAAAAATTGTTTTTATTAGCGCTGCCTATTTCTTCCATACTccctaacccccccagccttggCCAGTGAGATGAGGAGTTTTACTTTCCCTCCCAGCCTTGGCCAGTGAGATGAGGAGTTTTACTTTCCCTCCCAGCCTTGGCCAGTGAGACAGCGAGCACCATTTCATCTTCACTTAAGCCCAGATGCAAAAACTAGAGATAGAATAGTTCTGCACAATCAGCAGATGCTATGAACAATAGCATCTGTGAATTACGCAGCCATCTGTCTCCATCGGAAGCCCTATAACTGCACTAGGAAGCTGCTGTTCTGTGCTCAGTGCCTCCGCAGATGTGTATGTGCTCTGTTTGAAAGTTAGGGAATGTACACGCTTATACTTCAGTTTGATTGTTGGTCCAATTAAGTAACAAAACATTCCCTTCCTATACAAACGAAGTCTCCaatggaaatttctacaacaggaTCCTTTTGTTTATcacttgtgtgagtgtgagtacaGGTACATTACAATGCTGCTTTTCTGCCCATCTTGCACTtgtctgaaacacacacacacacgtgcgaatacacacacacacacacacacacacacacacacacacacacgtgcgaatacacacacacacacacggaggtGTATCTATGTAcatggggaccttccattcatttcaatgtgTCAAACCCTGATCCCAGTCACttcacccttaacccccccagccctaaACTTAACCACAAGTATCCGAACAAAATACGGGACTTTTGCCACTTttcattttttgattgcattcacagatttttttttttttttttataaaactgaggttatccttgtggggactgaataaAAGGTGTCTATCaaggtttttatcacactgtgtggaaacactcactcactcaggcCGTTATCTGCCACCCTAGGAACAATGTGGGGGGTTAAGAGCCCAATGGAAATGAGGCTAGGACCTGAAcctatgaccttctgatcacaggtacagaGGCTTAACCTTACTGCTACAGAAAGGTTTCAGTTATAGCTTATTCAACAGGAGAAGGACAATATTCTTCGGAGAAAATGTATGACTCCCTTAACCTGACATGGTTCAAGAACATCACACCAAGCAACAGAAGTCTGGGCTCAAATTAAGTGGCGCGACAGCATTCATTCCCAAGAAAATGACTCCAAAGCATTCTGTTCTCAGAAGGGAAACTGCAAGAAACACAGAGAGGACTAACATCTCAGAGGTTCAGTTTGCTGAAGAAAGCTGATCGCAGCAGGAACCAGATAAAGGTGTTAAGGATCACGGGGTGATGGTGGTGGTAAAGGGTGGAAACAGAATTGTCTTGAGATACACACACAAGAGCGTGTGTATGTCACACGCTAAGACCCTATGAGCCATAACTGTAGGCTTAATTACAGGCTGGGTGAGGATGGAGAAGTACCCATAATTCCACACTGCACCTAATCATGGAGAGCTGACCTCATTGCCCTTACCTTCGAAAACCTGGTCCAGGAAATTTGACAGTTGCTGTATGTCAGCTGCTGGCCTGTTTCAGAGAGAAATGTGAAATGAGTAACAGATCAGTCCATCCCAAGGTGATGAGGTGCAGGCATCACTGCTACTCACCAAGCAATTTCTGCGCGATCATCTCCAGCTGGTCGAGGTCGAGTCCGCGATCCGTGGCGGCCAGAAACTGCCAGCTCAGCATGTCTGCCAGCTGGGACCATGTGGCAGGAGGGGGGTTGTTGAAAAAGCTGATATTCTGGGGGAGGGAACGACAGCATCTGTCATAGCCATTGTAAACAGGGCCAGAGGAGGAGAacgccacccccaccctcacccTCACCTCCACGTGGCCTCTCACTGAGGGGTCGGTGGACACCATGTTGAACCACAACACGGAGGCCCAGGCAGCCTGCTGCTGGCTGGAGTTGGAGATGATCACGACGGGAAGCGAGGACGTCTGCGTGGAGAGACAGGACTCAGGTGACAAACTCTCATGGAATTTGAAGAGGAAGCAGTTATGATCCGAGGAATTTCCTTTACTTTGTTACTCTGTCCTCTGAGCCCCTCTATTCTGCTCCACAAAGGTAAAACCCAGCAGGTGTGTAACTGAGCAGAGATTTACTCTGGTGTAGCTTCTGTAGCTGCGATTTTTATGGTGTTTTCTTCAAAATCGAGTGCAAGATTAAACGGAACCCAAGGGATCTTATTTCAGTCATAACTCATAATTTTGATAAAATACACAGTTACTGGGGTTTGCTGGCAGTATTAGCTACTTCTGAGTGAATTCTTCAAAAACTCACATAAAAACTGAACTTCTGAAGCAGATCATGAACAGATGCTTAGAGGAAACGTCAATGATCTCTTTGCGTTTCCAACGGTCAGACTGAACCTGTGCGGACGTGCGGAAAGGGGCGGAGACCCACCTGCAGGGTGACGGACAGCCCATGCAGCTCAAACTCCGTCTGGAAGCAGATGGTGTGCAGCTCCTCGGTGACGCTCAGTGAGATCTGCAGGATGCAGCCATCAGCGTTATTCGGCACCAGCAGTGATGGCAGCTCGCCGCTTGGGGATCGGCGTCACGCTCGACACCGTACTTAGTTACCTACCTCATGTACTCCTTTGCCCCCACCTCCATTTTTCTTCTCCTTCAATATCTGTGGAGTGAACATTCCGGAAAAGCAGAACCATCAAAAATGGGGCATCAGGCAAGCCCACcagaaattacagactttcagtCCAGAGAATAAAAATCTAGACCAAGATCTTGTGTGAACTGactagttgagtactctgtgactgtgaccctTAATACTTAACTAgttgctgaaacaaaatctggatttttactttctgaacctgaactatccacctctgctttCAGCCAAGGAGCTGCTGAGCCCCCCGCACGCGTCCCCCAAACTCACCAGATGCCTGAAgtcagccaccatgcccccGTTGCTGCTTTCAATCATGTTCAGGGCCTTGGTGCTGTTTCCCAGCACATTGAACCTTCGATACCTGCATTGTAAGACGTGAGAGTCATGGAGACGACATCCTAGCAAAGCACCCTGCCCCCCGAGACAGGGGGTGCCATGTTTTTCTCTGTTCACAAAACAGCAGCAAGCAaagtgtgaacagactcacccTTTCACTTGGGGGGCATCCCTGAAAAAAACAGACACACTATTCAGAAGAGACTCATAACACATCTCTACAAACAAATCTCTTGCACCCGTCACATTAACCATTTGGTTGCAGTTTGTAATCATTTGAGAAATCTGACAGCGCGGGGAGACGGCAGCGGTATCTGACAGCGCGGGGAGACGGCAGCGGTATCTGACAGCGCGGGGAGACGGCAGCGGTATCTGACAGCGCGGGGAGACGGCAGCGGTATCTGACAGTGTTTGGAAGCACAGTGGGTACAGCATTTGCATGGCAGTGAGAAATGGTAGGCAGTGGGCAAACAGACATGAAAAAAACTGTCATCAGCACCTGTCCATAGATACTGTCACTTTCATTACGTGGTTCAGCTCAGGGACTTTGACCAGGAGCctaaaaaagcaaacaaacaataaaGCATTAAGCAGGGCAACCAATCGGAGCTTTTTTATAAATGATCATGAGGCAGTAAGGGGAGATGGTGCCCTGTTCCATCCCGGAAATATCAGGAACCTGTCCCGGTTCTGCTACATTCCTAACATTCCTTTCCCTTTGGATTTCTCTACACTTGGGCCAGTAGCATGTTCTTCCTCCTGAGTGTTTGCCGAGGCAGGATGAAGCAGGTGTGAGGTTCACTGAAAGAATTCCACTCTTTGCTCATTTTGCCCTATTTgtcatttagtacaaataatatatggtgacaaacggGATGCAAACCTATTTTGATGGTAAACGGACAGGGCAGTGCCATGGTAACAATGCCCTGCTGAGCACAGGGCCCCTGTGCTGGACCATTTAGCACCATCAAGGAGGCAGTCAGTGGAAAGCTCAAGCGGCCCCGTGCGCGTGTTTACCGCGCGGATCTGGCAGACACACCTTCAAGCCAGAAGTCCAGGACATGCGTTAAGGCAGGAATCAGTGCCACACACCCTGAACAACAGTGTGACTCACCGAGTTTTCACAGAGAACTGCACATTGGTGCGTAGAATCAGCTGACCCTTCCCCTGCGGCATGGAGGGCTGTGTCTCCACCACAAAGGCACTGGAGGACAGGAGAGATGCAGGAGTCAGGCAAGAGGAAGCCTGAAATggaggacccccccccaacaacttCACCCACGATACCCACACCACCCCCCAGGCCACTGTAGGAGTCCAACCCCACCGCTTTCACGCTCCTCCCCGCTCAGGGtgctcccccccaccctgcccaccccctcggggcactccccccaccccgcccaccCCCTCGGGGCACTCCCCCCTGGCACCTCTTCAGCAGCACTACGAGCAGCTCGTCCGCCGTCCTCTGCAGCACTGGCTTCTTTAGCTTGAAGGGATCGTTGTCATACGTCACCTTTCCAGAAAGCTCTTCCATCTTTTTCAAGAACTTCCTCACCTGGAAGAGGCACTCTGCCTCCATGGTGAACCTGCACCAGGGCACACGATGCTGAGGACACGAGGATGCACAAACACACCGAGACGCACAGTCGACAGAACAGactagaacagtgtttcccaatccagtcctcaggaacccacagccagtccatgtttttgctccctcccagctccctgccagacagtccacgtttttgctccctacaaGCCCCTGGGACACACGCGTAGACCGCCTGCACAAACATACCAGCTCTCCAGGTAGCTCAGATCCATGTCCTCCCTGGACCCGATGCAGGACCTCTGCTGTCTCCTATGCCACTCTGCCAGCTCTCCATTGACGATCATTGTGAGCAGCTGCTCCGCCAACTGCAGAATCTCATTCATGGCTGTAATCAGGGCCTGCACCATAAAGACAGGCGCCATGCCTTATGAATTACTACTCAAGATGCTTAGCACCAGTTCGACAAAGAGCATTCAAAGCTCAAAGTTGAGAGAATGGAAAACTGACAAAGAGAGATGGCTGGTGGAGTAACAGGCCATGGAGGCCTGGCCACACCTGCACAAAAGGGCACTTTTTATATCGCTGCTGGATGCACCCTGTAGTTAATGCAAAGCTGCGCACAGTCACAGGGGCCTCACCTTCCTGCCAGTATTCAGCCTATTCAGCAGGAGCTGCAAGATGTTCCTCTGCTGCCTCTGCTCCTCATCACTGGTGCTGCCTGGAGAAAACCCAGATACCCAGTCATCCCTCCAGCAGAACAATAAAAACCCACATACAAAGCTATGGGGTACCAGCTATGGGCCAGGACTCAGTGGGTACAGAGATCAACACATTCGACCAAATTCATAATTAAACCCATTTATTTTTAGCAATCATTAAAAATGACAGCTAAACCAGAACAACTGGTAGCATTTTAATTAACATTAACGGAGATGTGATGGTTCTGATCCACACAAGCACTAGACTTCAGAATAATGCTTAAAATCAAAATTAGATACCATGACCCACCTTCCATCATCCGCGTCTGATACTTGAAGTCAAATTCATCCTGTTGCTCCTCCAGCAGCTTGACATTGTGCTCCATGTCCTGTGGGGTGAGAAGCAGGAGAGTCGACATCATGGACCATGAGGGTCATTCTgggtgtcaaaaaaaaaaacaatgatcgCAGCCCCGCTTGGCCGTGGCGTCTCGTGAAACGTTCCACGGCCGTCCCTCTTGGTGACCTACAGAGCATGAGCAAGGCCACAGCACACCGATACTGAAAAGTACGTGAATAAACCTGGACCCATGTTACATAAAGTACTGTACAAAAGACTTGGTAAAAAAATGCTTAAAGGTACTTATTACAGTAGTAAGTGAAGCTCTGCTcggaacaaaaaaacacaatctatcagaacatatgcaaatgaaTAGCAACACAATAACAAATAACAAGGATTTCTACTGTTCttcataaagttactgatgtcttgttggatggctaaatGAACACGGCTTCagctcccaaacttctcctaCGGGGCACCCAGCTATTCCATgcattcattaaatttcaccaccagctcaataaATTAACTTAATTTGTTAAATAACTCAAAGACTAGTCAAAGAAGCTGGTAATGGACAAAAATACATGAGCGtttgaaatgaatgttttctGCAGTTATGTTCATGATGCTGCCaatatgaagatcatttaaacatcactgCCTTTGACTACGTAAGACTATTGCACAGTACTCTatatggggcggggggggcatgACACACCTGTACTCGGTTTTTCAGCTTGGTCATCTGCTGGGCAATGTCATGCTGGCTGTCCATCTCTACTGGGCTCTGCTGGACCTGGAGAACCTGTACCTGTAGGAGAAGTGTTGGAACCTCCATGAGGAGACACCCGGCCAAACTCTCCCAAGACAGCGAGTGAACAGAGAAACCCGCCTCCTTGCAGGATTTGCACCCACTGCACATCGACACAAAATGCATGAATGCAAAGGCACATCAATCCCTTAAGGACCTGCATCTCCATCCAGTTCCCCTCAATAGTCCTACCTGCTGCGGAAGCTGAGCGCCATCCAGGATCTCCCGCTCTCTGATCAGTAACCACGACACGATCGTAGCCAGTTCGACGGGTTTCTCTTGATAGTGATACTGTGGAAAGTCAGTCAGACACAtacgaatgaaaaaaaaaaacaaagatctgAGCTCCATGTTTTCTGAGAAAATCTAATGAGACTTGCAGGAATATgacatgggggtgggggctgaccTGGAAGTTCTGTTTGAAGCGGCGAAAGTTTCGCTGCAGGACGAAGCAGTCCCGCTCCTGCGTGAATCGGCTGTGCTGGTTGTCCAGCTTCTCCAAGAGTACTTGGAAAAGAATGCTAGCCAAGGACGGATCAAGGATAGCcccctccctgtcagacagacaAGCACACTCCAGAGACCGTGCACTACTGAGGAAGGAAGAACAGAGAGCAGGAATGCAGAAGAATACAGAGAACCTGTGGTCTGCATCAATCTTACCAGTTCTGACTCTCTATCCAGGAGGCCAGGTAATGGCGAACGTCCATGGGGAACTTGTCATGGCTGTAAAGTTGGTCGAGTTGGTTCACGTAGACCGTATCGAGCTTCTGCAGTGAGTCCCACTGACTCATCCTGATAACACGAAGAACCAGGctgacacgcacaaacacaaacgCCACATGTCTGACTGTATACCGGCAGATTTCTACACTCATTCAgccaaaatcaaaataaaaccccATCCACGTGTTTCGGAACCAGACCGAAATGCATTCTGGTGTGGCggagaactggggggggggggggggggggagtggttaCGAGAAAAACAAATTAAGTCGCGCAAATGCCTCATAAACATTTTGACAGCTGTGATGGAACGGGTAACAGCATTTTCACTAATTACGTAACAtcagtttttttatatattaaaaaaactcGTCAGACCTAATAGGTGATATAGGAATTCAACCAAACCTGCAAAACGTAAACACCAACATTTTCAACTACAAAATATAGCAGGCATAGTTTTACTAGTTTCAGAGTACTGAACCTTACCTCAAAGTAAAGGTCGTAGCTTGTGAAATCCAAATGGCAGAACTGTCTTTTACTCGACAGCAGAGTAAACAACAACACGAAGCGAACCTAAACAACTGAGCATGAAGCTAAACCGGAACTCAGACTGGAGACGAAACCCCGCCTCCCGCTCTTCCCTTCACTCCCTTAACTTCAACTAGTCTACGATTGGTTCTCAATCAACAGTCTAATTGGCTCATCGTCTTTGAAAAGTCCCGCCCATTACCCCGCCCATCATTGGAAACTCTCATTTATGAGGGCAGACTTCGAGCCAAGATGTAGTAATCGCAGCGTGGGCGAAGGTTGCAGTGTTTCATTGGTTCGGGTGGGACTGTATTTTGAACAGGATTGACTGAAATGGTTGTCAATCATGGAGCGATGCAGGAAGTCGGGGTGGGGCGTCACTTAGCGGCGGGAGTGTGTGTTGTTAAAATAATAGCCACTTCTGAAACTTTTGCCTGCTAGACTGCGATTTCCTAGGAATGACGTATCGAAACCAACAGAGATTAGCCGGTGTAGGCGGTCCTATTTAAACCCGTGGACTAGATGTCTGTGTCTTTCAACGCATATTTATTGCTACATCTGTTTTGACATGTAACTTATATATTTTACTGTACGTTTCTTGTTCTGTAATAAGAAAGCCATAGTTTCATTTATGTGTATGCCGCTAGCCTCTGGTTTTACTGGGTATGCATGTACTCAGATGGAAGTATTGCTTTATTAAGACAAGGTGAACTTTATTGTTCCATCGGATGTTTTAACATTTCCACAATATTCCAGAATTATATTTTTCAGCGTGTGATGTGCCCTTAACCAACCTCATTTGCAGAAACATTTTACAGAGTATAGTTACGCTTATttcgttattttttatttcagtttaattCCATTGGAGCGCTGCAATGGAAACAATTTTACGTTTTCCAAAAACATGTTCAggtttatcattttggtattcgCCGCGTCAGTTCAGCCAGAAACCTCAGCTCCTTGGTAGCGAAATAAAATAAAGTGAAGAAATTAACGTGTAATATTGTAAATGATTTTTATTCAGTAAAAAGTCTTTCTGAATACTACGT harbors:
- the stat2 gene encoding signal transducer and activator of transcription 2 — encoded protein: MSQWDSLQKLDTVYVNQLDQLYSHDKFPMDVRHYLASWIESQNWEGAILDPSLASILFQVLLEKLDNQHSRFTQERDCFVLQRNFRRFKQNFQYHYQEKPVELATIVSWLLIREREILDGAQLPQQVQVLQVQQSPVEMDSQHDIAQQMTKLKNRVQDMEHNVKLLEEQQDEFDFKYQTRMMEGSTSDEEQRQQRNILQLLLNRLNTGRKALITAMNEILQLAEQLLTMIVNGELAEWHRRQQRSCIGSREDMDLSYLESWFTMEAECLFQVRKFLKKMEELSGKVTYDNDPFKLKKPVLQRTADELLVVLLKSAFVVETQPSMPQGKGQLILRTNVQFSVKTRLLVKVPELNHVMKVTVSMDRDAPQVKGYRRFNVLGNSTKALNMIESSNGGMVADFRHLILKEKKNGGGGKGVHEISLSVTEELHTICFQTEFELHGLSVTLQTSSLPVVIISNSSQQQAAWASVLWFNMVSTDPSVRGHVENISFFNNPPPATWSQLADMLSWQFLAATDRGLDLDQLEMIAQKLLGQQLTYSNCQISWTRFSKENMPGTNFSFFIWFDGILVLVKNYLEELWKDGCIIGFVNKDKEKLLLGTKQPGTFLLRFSESAKDGGITFSWVEFFQDETPNVRTVQPFTKTDLSQIPFSEIICNFQFLEVLNIPENPLKFLYPNIPRDEAFGKYCKEKKGDENLYRKYRKTKLVFISQENILNGNLDLDSLHDPQGGFPDNGFCDVQMEERFGSDKELASDILKNDLFLGNRVHMDNGLGLGEEDIPLDNHFLNGIDEQMQLLDEPSAVVPDCFAHPIHGQL